GGGCACGCGGTCGGCGGTCGGCTTCCTCGGCTCGCTCACGTCCGACGGGCGCGGCGGCGTCTGGGTCGGCGACAACCGCTACTGGACGCTGCGCCACTTCGACGGCGCGGAATGGTCCGTCGCCGACGTCCCGGGACAGGGCGGAAACCTGATCCAGGCGCTCACGCGCGTCCCGCACACCCGGACGGTCTGGGCGGGCGGCCGACTCCCCCACACCCTGCGGTTCGCCTGACCCGCCAGGCACGATCACGGGGCGTCGGGGAACATCCGACGTTCGATCAGCTCGTCCACCATTCCGGCGGCCCCCTTGACATCACCGCACGGAAACAGGAGGCCGTCACGCCCCCGCTGAGCCTGGTAATAGGCCCATGAACCACGAGGAGCGGCCAGAGCACTGACCAGAACTCCCACATCGCCGGCGTGCACCCACAGCACCGGAGTCGGTATCTCGAACTCCTCCCGCTCGTACAGCCGGACGCATTTCCAGCCGATCGACTGGAGCGCCCCGGCCGGCGGCTCCAGGTGGTATACCGCGACCGGACGGCCGAAGCGCGTCCGCAGCCGCAACACGCACCCCACGGTGAGGGACGACTGGAGAAGACGGCGGCTCTACCTCACATCACTCTCCGGCTGCTCATGACCGATGCGGGCCCTCAGGAAGGTCTCGGCGGCACGTTCCACCTGTTCAGCACGCCGGAGCGAGAGGTCGGGTTCGTCGAGACTCCCGCGCGCGGAAGACTGGTGACCGAAATGGACGACCTGCGTAGACTCACTATCGCGTTCGATCGAACGAGCGGGCGCGCGCTCTCCCCCGAGGCCACCCGTGCCAGACTCCGGGAAATGACCGAGGCTCAGCAGTGACCCAATGGCGAAAGTCCTTCCATAGTTCCGATTCCGGGCAAGAGGGCTGCGTCGAATTGGCTCGTCTTCCCCTCGCGGTCGGCGTCCGGGACAGCAAGGCTCCCGAGGCCGGGCACCTGGCCCTGCCGGTCCGAGGTTTCGCCGAGCTCGTGGCGCGGGTGAAGCGCGGTGAACTCCACTTCTGACTCCTACTTCGATCCGGTGCCGCTGCTCGGTGACGCACGCGGAAGTCGGTTCTGCGGACGGTGGCGCGACCGGAAGTGGCTCAACGTGCCCGGCCCGTTCTACGGGGGCGATACCGACACTGCGGCATCGGACGGCTCAACACCGACGGATCGGCTGCCACGTCTCTTGTTCCCGCTCGTGGCGCGGTCCGTGGCTTAGCCTGCCGGTGACTCCTTGGGAGGGGAGAGGGCCATGGGCAAGCTGGACGGCAAGGTCGCGTTCGTCACCGGAGCGGCGCGGGGGCAGGGACGGAGCCATGCGGTGCGGCTCGCGCGGGAGGGCGCCGGGATCATCGCGACCGACACCACCGCGACGGTCGGGAGCGTCCCGTATCCGCTGGCCACGGCGGCGGATCTGGCCGAGACCGTGCGCCTGGTCGAGGACGCCGGGGGCCGGATCGTCGCGCGGGACGCCGATGTCCGCGACGCCCCCGCCATGGCCGCCGCGGTGGAGGCGGGGGTCGCCGAGTTCGGGCGGCTCGACATCGTCCTCGCCAACGCGGGCATCTCCGCGCCCGCGCCGACGCTGGAGATGAGCGAGGACACCTGGCAGGAGATGATCGACATCAACCTGACCGGGGTGTGGAAGTCGCTCAAGGCGTCGGTGCCGCACATCGTCTCCGGCGGGCGGGGCGGTGCGGTCGTCATCACGAGTTCGATCGCCGCCTTCCACGCGAACGAGAACCTCGCGCACTACTCCGCCGCGAAGGCGGGCCTCGTCAT
The nucleotide sequence above comes from Actinomadura algeriensis. Encoded proteins:
- a CDS encoding Scr1 family TA system antitoxin-like transcriptional regulator, producing MVYRDRTAEARPQPQHAPHGEGRLEKTAALPHITLRLLMTDAGPQEGLGGTFHLFSTPEREVGFVETPARGRLVTEMDDLRRLTIAFDRTSGRALSPEATRARLREMTEAQQ
- a CDS encoding DUF397 domain-containing protein; protein product: MTQWRKSFHSSDSGQEGCVELARLPLAVGVRDSKAPEAGHLALPVRGFAELVARVKRGELHF
- a CDS encoding mycofactocin-coupled SDR family oxidoreductase; translated protein: MGKLDGKVAFVTGAARGQGRSHAVRLAREGAGIIATDTTATVGSVPYPLATAADLAETVRLVEDAGGRIVARDADVRDAPAMAAAVEAGVAEFGRLDIVLANAGISAPAPTLEMSEDTWQEMIDINLTGVWKSLKASVPHIVSGGRGGAVVITSSIAAFHANENLAHYSAAKAGLVMLMKVMAKELAPHSIRVNTVHPTTVATEMVLNDATYRLFRPDLDEPTRADFEEAARAINRLPVTALESDDISNAVLYLVSDDARYVTGTTQVLDAGAAL